One genomic segment of Tubulanus polymorphus chromosome 4, tnTubPoly1.2, whole genome shotgun sequence includes these proteins:
- the LOC141904668 gene encoding tryparedoxin-like isoform X1, which yields MESLLGKQVVAKAGEKVPVSTLIGKGKYVGLYFSAHWCPPCRMFTPKLIAWYKSMKKKNVDIEIVFVSSDRDEESWREYYEEMPWLSLPFELRDLKAELCTKFDVNGIPTFVILNAEDGVVFARDGRGKVTSSEGLNFPNWST from the exons ATGGAGAGTTTATTAGGCAAACAAGTCGTGGCCAAAGCCGGTGAAAAGGTACCCGTATCTACACTGATCGGCAAAGGAAAATATGTAG GTTTATATTTTTCGGCTCACTGGTGTCCTCCGTGTCGGATGTTCACGCCCAAACTAATCGCCTGGTACAAGTCGATGAAAAAGAAGAACGTCGATATAGAAATCGTGTTCGTCAGCTCTGATCGGGATGAAGAATCGTGGCGGGAATATTATGAAGAAATGCCGTGGTTGTCGTTGCCTTTTGAACTCAGAGATCTAAAG GCTGAACTATGCACTAAATTCGATGTGAATGGTATACCTACATTCGTCATTTTGAACGCGGAAGACGGCGTAGTTTTTGCCAGAGATGGAAGAGGCAAAGTCACGTCTAGCGAAGGTCTCAATTTCCCAAATTGGTCCACTTGA